AATCTTTTATTTAAGGGATGCTTATGAAAAATCCAATAAAAACTTCAATTTTAACCCTTGCCGCGTTTTTTTTATCAAGCTGTCAATCATCATTAACTTCCCAATTTTCTCCGCAACAAACAATTGGTGAGATCCAAAATACAACTGTTAAGTACTCTGACCTCACAGTTTCTGAAAAATTTGAAATATATAATGCGCAAAAAAAATTATATAATACGACAAAAAATGTGATTGAAAAACATTACTTAGACAAATGGTTTAAAGAATATCAAATTTCTAATAAAATTGATTCATTAGAAAATGCAAAAAATGATTATTTTGCAAAAAATATTACAATTCCAAATGAAGACATTAAAAAATTTATTGTGGCATATCAAGATAGCCCTAAAATGCAACAAATCCCAGAAAATCAAAGAGAATTCGTTGTAAAAAATTATCTCTCCCAACTAGAACAAAGTAAAGCAGAGCGCAAAATTCTTGATGATGCAGAGTCGCAAGGTTTATTAAAAATTACGGCATTTCAAAAACTTTATGATTTTGTTGTTCCGCTAAGTTCTATTGGATATGTTAAAGACAAATCGCTCAATAATCCTAAAGTCACATTGGTAGAGTTTGCAGACTACGAATGCCCATATTGCGTACAAACACATGCAACTATTGAAAAACTTTTAAGTCACTTTAAAGGCAAAATACAATTTGTTTTTAGAGACTTTCCATTATCCACAATTCATCCACTTGCCATGCCTGCAGCAATTGCAGCAAAGTGTGCTTCTGAACAAAACAAATACTGGGAAATGCACAACCTATTGTTTGATCGCAATCCCACAACAGGCTTAACAGAAGAAAGTTTCAACATATTTGCAGAAAAATTAAACTTAGATGTAAAAAAATTTAAAGAATGCAATAAAGACACAGACCAGTCTCGTCAACATGCAATTTTAAAAGACATTGAAGAAGCAAATAACATTGGTATCAATGCAACACCTACTTTATTTATTAATGGTGTTAAAATAGATGGATCAATGAACTTTGAAGAACTCAAAAAAATAATTGAAAAAAAATTAAGCGAACAAAAAAGTTAACAATCAATTTATTTCGCTAATGCAGCAACGCCAATGATGCCTTTTAAGTCTTCGTCTGTAATAGAAAGACCTGCACCAACAAAAGGAAATGGCTTGCTGTACAGCACCAAACCATCAACCCCACCTGTCACAAAAAGATTTGGCGTAATAAAAAAATTGGCAAAGGCTTTAATACTAAAAGGCCCACGTGTGCCATACTGGGTATCAGATGGTGTTGGCGTACCACCAAATTGCGTAAATTCTAAAGAACTGACAAATTTATCACGAAATGCATAGATATCTGTTGCAAAACCGCCCGTATTGGCAAACATCCCAAGCCTTAATCCCAAAAAACCAAAGCGTTGTGACAACTGTAAATTAAATCTTAAATTAGACACTTTTTCTGTTGTTGTTTGCGTTGTATCCGTTGTCGTCGTACTGCCATTTGTTGAAGTTGTGGTCACTGTTCTCACAACTTCTCTTCCAAAAGAAGCATTGGTAATACCAACTAAATAATAACGATCGGGCCTAGTAGCCAACATCATATCAAATTGATTCACAAAACGATCTGATTTGTCGGCATTAGACACTCGATATTCGACACGATCCATCAATGTAATTTTAATTTGCGAAATTGGTCTTACGGCATCTTGTAAACTTTTTAAGGTCGATTTCACTTCATCGGCTGTATCGTTTTTAGCAATAAGCTGCCCTAAGGTGCCTTCGCCATTTTCAACTTTTCCTGCTAAACGCTTCATTGATGCACTGGCATCATCAATATTTGCAATAATTGCTTCAATTTTTTCTCTGTTTTCTACAGTTGCAATATTTCTAAGCTCTGATGAAAAAGTTTTGATATCAGCTAAAATTGTATCAATTTTTGTATCATTTCTTTCCATCAATTGTGAAATACGCACTGCGCTATCACGAATTGCAACAATTGCTTGCTTAATGGAATCTTTTTGGCTCGAGGTGATTTCTTTTAAGTCAGAGGTAATACCATCAATATTTGCAATAATTCTTTTTAAAGAGCCTCCTGTTTCTTGCGAACTCAGCATTTGTGCGAGCGAACTACTTATTTTTTTTATATCATCTGCAATTGCTCCCATGTTACTCATTAAAGTATCCATATCCACTGAATCAGGGCTACGCGGTAACATGTCACCAGAACTCATCAGTCCTTGACCGGCTTGATTACGTACAATCTCAATGTAAGAATCGCCAAGAATTCCACGAGAGCGAATTTCGATATAAGAACCTTTTGGAATTTTTAAACCGCCATCAACACTAAAGTTAACACGGGCACCATTTTCTAAAATTTCAACTGAGGTCACTTGCCCAACTTGCACGCCCGATGCGCGAACCTGGGTGCGTTCGGCAACACCTTTTACATTATTTAACGTTGTATAAAAATTTTGTTTTTTAGACGTAAAAGGATTACCGCCTAGGACAACAGCTGTTGTTGTCAACACAGCTGTTCCTACTATTGCAAATATTCCAACTTTTACTTCAGATGACAAAGACATGAACAATAAATCCTTTATCGTTAAAAAAACTCTTCAATTGATTTTAATTTAGACAAGAGGAACTTCCAAAGGACCTTTTCTGCCGCCACTAAGGAATTGTTTGACCAAAGCGTCTTCAGTTGTTTCAAAGTCTTTCGCAGACCCTTCAAAATAAATTTGTCCTTTGTGTAATAAAAAAATATGTTCTGCAAGACCAAACACAGACGAAATATCGTGGCTCACAACAACTGTTGTAATATCGTCAAGTTTTTTTTGAGTATTAAATATAAGTTTATCAATCAAATCAGACACAAAAGGATCCATACTTGTCGTGGGTTCATCGTAAAGTAGCAATTTAGGTTTTAACGCCAATGCTCGTGCTAAACCGACTCTTTTTCGTTCACCAATTGAAAGTTCAGACGGGTATTTGTATTGAATATCAGGTAAACCTACAATCTCCAATAGCTCTTCTACTTCTTGCCGCATTTTTGCAAAAGAAATTTTTAAATGATTTTTTAATGGAAATGCAATATTTTCAAAAACATTTAAACTATCAAATAAAGCGCCATCTTGAAAAAGAAAACCAATTTTTTTACGCACAATGTTCCAATTATCCTGCTCATCTGGAGACATCACCTTACCATCAATCCATATTTCTCCAAAATCTGGATTTAAAATACCAACAATATGTTTTAAAATAACAGATTTTCCCTCACCGCTTCGACCAATAATAAATGATATTTTATTTTTTGGTATTTCAAGGTTCAAACCATTCAGTACATGATTTTGTCCAAAGGATTTTTTCACATCTTTAAAACTTACAAAAATATTATTTAATTGCATTTATCTTTGGTTACCTTACCTGGAAAAGAGTGAGGATAAAATCTCCAGCTAATATTGAAAGCAAACTTGCAACGACAGCTTTTGTGGTTGCTTCTCCAACGCCTTTTGCACCACCTCGCGCTTTAAAGCCTTTATAGCAACAAATAATTGAAAAAATAAATCCAAATACCATTGCTTTAATTAATCCTTTTACAACATCACCCCAGTACACTATCCATTTTAACATTTCCATAAAAGTACGTGTATCAACTCTAAAATAAATAACTG
This region of Spirobacillus cienkowskii genomic DNA includes:
- a CDS encoding DsbA family protein, with the protein product MKNPIKTSILTLAAFFLSSCQSSLTSQFSPQQTIGEIQNTTVKYSDLTVSEKFEIYNAQKKLYNTTKNVIEKHYLDKWFKEYQISNKIDSLENAKNDYFAKNITIPNEDIKKFIVAYQDSPKMQQIPENQREFVVKNYLSQLEQSKAERKILDDAESQGLLKITAFQKLYDFVVPLSSIGYVKDKSLNNPKVTLVEFADYECPYCVQTHATIEKLLSHFKGKIQFVFRDFPLSTIHPLAMPAAIAAKCASEQNKYWEMHNLLFDRNPTTGLTEESFNIFAEKLNLDVKKFKECNKDTDQSRQHAILKDIEEANNIGINATPTLFINGVKIDGSMNFEELKKIIEKKLSEQKS
- a CDS encoding MlaD family protein gives rise to the protein MSLSSEVKVGIFAIVGTAVLTTTAVVLGGNPFTSKKQNFYTTLNNVKGVAERTQVRASGVQVGQVTSVEILENGARVNFSVDGGLKIPKGSYIEIRSRGILGDSYIEIVRNQAGQGLMSSGDMLPRSPDSVDMDTLMSNMGAIADDIKKISSSLAQMLSSQETGGSLKRIIANIDGITSDLKEITSSQKDSIKQAIVAIRDSAVRISQLMERNDTKIDTILADIKTFSSELRNIATVENREKIEAIIANIDDASASMKRLAGKVENGEGTLGQLIAKNDTADEVKSTLKSLQDAVRPISQIKITLMDRVEYRVSNADKSDRFVNQFDMMLATRPDRYYLVGITNASFGREVVRTVTTTSTNGSTTTTDTTQTTTEKVSNLRFNLQLSQRFGFLGLRLGMFANTGGFATDIYAFRDKFVSSLEFTQFGGTPTPSDTQYGTRGPFSIKAFANFFITPNLFVTGGVDGLVLYSKPFPFVGAGLSITDEDLKGIIGVAALAK
- a CDS encoding ABC transporter ATP-binding protein; its protein translation is MQLNNIFVSFKDVKKSFGQNHVLNGLNLEIPKNKISFIIGRSGEGKSVILKHIVGILNPDFGEIWIDGKVMSPDEQDNWNIVRKKIGFLFQDGALFDSLNVFENIAFPLKNHLKISFAKMRQEVEELLEIVGLPDIQYKYPSELSIGERKRVGLARALALKPKLLLYDEPTTSMDPFVSDLIDKLIFNTQKKLDDITTVVVSHDISSVFGLAEHIFLLHKGQIYFEGSAKDFETTEDALVKQFLSGGRKGPLEVPLV